In a single window of the Arvicanthis niloticus isolate mArvNil1 unplaced genomic scaffold, mArvNil1.pat.X S10, whole genome shotgun sequence genome:
- the LOC117696039 gene encoding LOW QUALITY PROTEIN: PRAME family member 12-like (The sequence of the model RefSeq protein was modified relative to this genomic sequence to represent the inferred CDS: inserted 1 base in 1 codon) gives MSFTNPQTLQQLARSLLKDEALAISALENLPMELFPPLFKDAFTSKQPNILRQMVAAWPFPCLPVGALMETPHLETLKALLDGLDLLLAQKDRPRNSNSWVQFPFRYSEIIELLTREELSKMVDLRDAHHDFWNIWAERQHIICSSDVIGNNQAVGNHPILGGKQAMTVLMNCFLVSHCPSKYLKYFYWWAKQRXNVIQVICQKLEFGAFPAYDPLDVLEVFDTGSIQELEINTCWDIHTLALLAPGLGQMKNLQKLTFKEIYVPVHLPWDQEIETCCFTEIFSQFSKLNKLQHLYLNDVSFLNGRLDQVLRCLESPLETLAITCCMLSQSDMKYLFQCPIIQQLKHLDLSGVTFLHLDDPFLGSLLQRLTATLQTLKLKGCIFMDMQISAFLPALSQCSQLTEVNFMKNLLSMGSLKKLLQHTANLTQLTLEKYPAPDEVYDDIGDVIPDRFVQLCSELMGTLKGIRQPKQVYFLSKRCLDCGKCFFYNLESCWEYIR, from the exons ATGAGTTTCACAAACCCACAAACACTCCAGCAGCTGGCAAGAAGCCTGCTGAAAGATGAAGCCTTGGCCATCTCTGCTCTGGAAAACCTGCCCATGGAActcttcccaccactcttcaaGGATGCATTCACCAGCAAACAACCTAATATCCTGAGGCAGATGGTGGCAGCATGGCCATTCCCATGCCTTCCTGTGGGAGCCCTGATGGAGACGCCTCACCTGGAGACCTTGAAAGCTCTGCTTGATGGCCTGGATTTGCTGTTGGCACAAAAGGATCGACCCAG GAACTCCAACTCCTGGGTCCAATTCCCCTTcagatattctgaaataataGAACTGTTAACAAGGGAAGAATTATCAAAAA tgGTTGATTTACGAGATGCCCACCATGACTTCTGGAATATTTGGGCTGAAAGACAGCATATCATTTGCTCTTCAGATGTCATTGGCAACAACCAAGCAGTGGGAAATCATCCCATCCTAGGTGGGAAACAGGCCATGACTGTATTGATGAACTGTTTCCTCGTGTCCCACTGTCCCTCCAAatatctcaaatatttttattggtggGCCAAGCAGA AAAATGTGATACAGGTGATCTGTCAGAAGTTAGAGTTTGGAGCCTTTCCTGCCTATGACCCACTGGATGTTTTGGAGGTTTTTGACACAGGCTCAATCCAGGAATTGGAAATAAACACATGCTGGGACATTCACACCCTTGCTTTGCTAGCCCCTGGCCTGGGCCAGATGAAAAACCTCCAGAAACTCACTTTCAAGGAAATCTATGTCCCTGTGCATTTGCCTTGGGACCAAGAGATAGAAACCTGCTGTTTTACAGAGATCTTTTCCCAGTTCTCCAAACTAAATAAGCTCCAGCATCTCTATTTGAATGATGTCTCCTTCCTGAATGGTCGCCTGGACCAAGTGCTCAG gtGTTTGGAGAGTCCACTAGAGACCCTTGCTATCACTTGCTGCATGCTGTCACAATCAGATATGAAGTATCTGTTTCAGTGTCCAATCATCCAGCAGCTGAAACACCTGGACCTGAGTGGTGTCACCTTCCTACATTTAGATGATCCATTTCTAGGAAGCCTGCTACAAAGACTGACAGCTACTCTGCAGACATTAAAATTGAAGGgctgtatattcatggacatgcAAATCAGTGCCTTCCTGCCTGCACTGAGCCAGTGTTCCCAGCTCACTGAAGTCAATTTTATGAAGAACTTATTGTCAATGGGCAGCCTGAAGAAGCTGCTGCAGCATACTGCCAACCTCACACAGCTGACCCTGGAGAAGTACCCTGCCCCTGATGAAGTCTATGATGACATTGGTGATGTTATTCCAGACAGATTTGTACAGCTTTGTTCTGAGCTTATGGGCACACTCAAGGGTATAAGGCAGCCAAAACAGGTCTACTTTTTGAGTAAGAGATGTTTAGATTGTGGGAAATGCTTTTTCTATAATTTGGAGTCTTGTTGGGAATATATAAGGTGA